CAGGCCGGGGCTTGCCGGCCAGCTGGGGAAGTTCGGTCCGCCCGCCGGTCACGTCCGTCTCGAACATCCCGGTCCGCACCAGGGCCCCGTCGGCGTCGAAGTTGTAGGAGCCGACGCGGAGCCGGTGCGGCCGCAGCTCCTCCCGTCCCGTGACCGGGTCCGTGGCTGCCTGGACGATGGCCGCCCTGTCCAGCACACCGTCGTCGTCCGCCGCCGGGACAATCTCCAGCGACAGCGTGGAGATGCCCGAAGTCTGCAGCCACTGCTGCGCCCAGCCGGCCAGATCCCGTCCGGAGGAGGCGCTAAGTGCGGCCAGCAGGTCGTCAAGCGTTGTGTTGCCGTAGGCGTGTTCGCGGAAGTACCCGCGGGAACCCCTGATGAACGCCTCGAACCCGACGTAGGCCACCAGCTGCTTCAGCACCGAGGCGCCCTTGGCGTAGGTGATGCCGTCGAAGTTCTGCTTGGCGGCCTCGAGGTCCGGGATGTCCGCCACGATCGGGTGCGTGGTGGGCAGCTGGTCCTGGAGGTAGGCCCACGCCTTGCGCTTGTTGGCGAAGTTCACCCAGGCGGTGTCCCAGTCCGTGGCCTGGTCCACGCCCAGGGTTCCCATGTAGTCGGCAAAGGATTCCTTGAGCCACAGGTCATCCCACCACTGCATGGTCACCAGGTCGCCGAACCACATGTGCGCCATCTCGTGCATCAGCGTGTTGGCCCGCCCCTGGTACTGGGCATCGGTGGCGCGCGAGGTGAAGACGTAGCTTTCGGTGAACGTGACCAGGCCCGGGTTCTCCATGGCGCCGAGGTTGTACTCCGGCACGAAGGCCTGGTCGTACTTGCCCCACGGGTAGGGGTAGTCGAAGAGCCGGTTGAAGAAGTCCAGGCCGTTCCTGGTGAGCCTGAAGAGTTCGTCGGTGTCGAAGGAGTGCGCCATGGAGGCGCGGCAGTAGAGGGCGAGCGGCACATCCAGGGAGGTCCCGTCGTCGAGGGTTCCCTGCCAGCGGTCCTGCGCCTTGAAGTAGGGGCCGGCCAGCACGGTGGTGACGTACGTGGACATCGGCTCTGTGGCCGCGAAGTCCCAGCGCGCCGAGGCGGGGTCGTCGGGAAGGATGGTCCGGTCAACCTCGGCGCCGTTGGATGCGACGTGCCAGCCGGCGGGGGCCGTCACGTGGAAGGTGTAGGTGGCTTTGAGGTCGGGCTGCTCGAAGTTGGCGAAGACCCGGCGTGCGTCTGCGGGCTCGTACTGGGTGTAGAGGTAGCACTGCCCGTCGGCGGGATCAACGAACCGGTGCATGCCTTCACCGGAGCGGCTGTACAGGGCAGTCCCGGTCACTGCCACCTGGTTGCGGGGCTGCAGGTTGTCCAGCCTGATCCTGGCGCCGTCCGCCACGTCCTCAACGGCGAGTTCCCTGCCGTTCAGGACAACGCTGTGGACCTCCCCGATGAAGTCCAGGAACGTTGCTGCCCCGGACTCGGCGGCGGTGAAGGTGATGATGCTGCGGGTTGGATAGCCGGCGGCGTCCGGATCCGCAGCCTGCCGCACGTCCAGCGAAACGTCGTAGCTGGTAGTGCTGATCAGGACTGAGCGTTCGGCGGCTTCGTCGCGCTGCAGATTCTCATGTGACACCCAGCTATCTAATCACGGGATGAGTGACCAGAATCAGGAGGCGATCAGCAGGGCTGCCGCCAGTCCCAGGACGGCAATCAGGAACCATGAGGCGAGGGCCGCCAGAAGTGCCCGCCCGCCGGTGTGCAGGAGGGTCCGCATCCGGACAGCGGACCCCAGCCCGAACAGCGCGGCGCCGAGCAGGATGTCCTGCAGAGCGCCCGCTGCCTCCAGCCATCCCGGCGCCAGCCAGCCGGTGGAACGGAGCCCCACCATGCCCATGAAACCCAGGACGAAAAGCGGCACCACCGGCGGCAGTTTGGCGTTCCCGCCGTCCCCGGGAGCAGCCGGCCGGGGCGCAAAACGGTGGTGCGCGCCGGCTATTGCTGAGACCGGCGCCAGCAGGAGCACCCGGGTGAGCTTAACCACGACGGCGATGCCGAGTGCCGCCGTCCCGGCCGTTTGCGCCGTGGCCACCACCTGGCCGACGTCGTGCACCGATGCGCCTGTCCAGGCGCCGAAGACGGGCGCGCTGAGCCGAAGGGGATGAACCAGCAGGGGAAGGACGCCGATGGCAAGGGTTCCGCAGAGCGTCACGAGGGCCACCGGCAGGACGGTGTCCACGTGCCGGATCCGGCGGACGGCGGCGATGGCGCCGATGGCCGAAGCACCGCAGATCGAGAACCCGGTGGCCACCAGGAGTGAGGTCACCGGCGGTAGCCGGAAGAGCCGGGAGATGGCATATGTCCCGCCGAAGCTCGCCGCCACGACGCCGACGATCAGGACCAGGGACAGCCAGCCCAGTCCCAGCACGTCGGTGATGCTGACCTTTAGGCCCAGCAGGACGATTCCGCCGCGCATAAGATGTTTCCCGGCGAAGTCCAGTCCGGGCCGGGCCCTGCCGGCTGTCCAGGCTCCGGCCGCCGGCAGGTTCGCGGTGAGGACGCCCAGGGCCACTGCCAGCGTCATGGCCGGCAGCACGGGCACCAGCCAATGGACCAGGAACGCGGCGGCCAGCGCGACTGCCGCTGTAGCCAGGCCGGGGAGCAGCCTCTCCGGCCGGCCGGGCAGTCCCGGCCCCGGGTTGCGGAAGGATCTACGGACGGGCACTCACCTACTGTGCCGGAAGAGGGGCGGAATGCACGAATAGGGGGACCTGCGCCAACACGCCACAATGGATGGCAGTAATGAATTCGAAACAAAAAGATGGTTGGCTATTGGACATGTCAGACCTATTCCAGGATTACTCCGTGGCCGCCGGCCGGTCCGGGGCCTACGACGAGATGTTCGCCCCCGGGCAACAGGCCCGTGACTCGTACGGGCAGGTGGCGGACGCCCTTCGCAAGCTCTCCCTGGCCGATGTCAGCGCGCGCGCCGACTCGATGGCGCGCACCTTCCTGGACCGCGGCGTGACATTTGACTTCGCGGGGGAGGAGCGCCCGTTCCCGCTGGACATCGTTCCTCGGGTCATTCCTGCCGGGGAGTGGGATGTGCTGGAGCGCGGGGTAGCCCAGCGCGTACGCGCCCTGGAGGCGTTCCTCAACGACGTGTACGACAAGATGACCGTCGTGGCTGACGGGGTGATCCCGCGGCAGCTGGTCACCACCAGCGCGCACTTCCACCGGCAGGTCCATGGCTTCGAACCGGCCGGCGGCGTCCGGGTCCACATCTCGGGCATCGACGTTGTCCGTGATGCCGCCGGAACCTTCCGCGTGCTGGAGGACAACGTCCGCGTTCCCTCCGGCGTAAGCTACGTCCTGGAGAACCGCCGGGCCATGGCGAAGGGCTTGCCGGAGGCTTTCGGCCAGCAGCTCATCCGGCCTGTCGAGGAGTACCCGCGGCGCCTGCTCTCTGCCCTGCGGAAGACCGCTCCGTCCGGCGTGGACGATCCCACCGTCGTCGTCCTGACCCCCGGCGTGTTCAACAGCGCCTACTTTGAGCACACCCTGCTTGCCGGCCTGATGGGCGTTGAGCTGGTGGAGGGGCGAGACCTCATCTGCCGCGGCAACCGCGTATACATGCGCACCACGGCGGGCGAGCAGCGAGTGGATGTCATCTACAAGCGGATCGACGACGATTTCCTTGACCCCCTGCAGTTCCGGGCCGACTCCATGCTCGGCTGCCCCGGCCTGGTCAACGCAGCCAGGGCCGGCGGGGTCACCATTGCCAACGCCGTGGGCAACGGCGTCGCGGACGACAAACTGGTCTACAGTTACGTCCCTGACCTCATCCGTTACTACCTCAGCGAGGAACCCGTCATCGCCAACGTGGACACATACCGCCTGGAGGAGAAGGAATCCCGGGAGTACACCCTGGACAACCTGGCCGAACTGGTGGTCAAGCCCGTGGACGGTTCCGGCGGCAAGGGGCTGGTCATCGGCCCGGATGCCTCCAAGGACGAACTGGACGCGCTCCGCCAGCGGATCCTCGCTGATCCCCGCGGCTGGATCGCCCAGCCGGTGCTGCAGCTTTCCACGGTTCCCACCTTGAGCGGTGACAAGTTCGGCCCCCGCCACGTGGACCTTCGGCCGTTTGCCGTCAACGACGGCGACAACGTCTGGGTGCTCCCGGGCGGCCTGACCCGCGTGGCTCTCAAGGAGGGCTCCCTGATTGTGAATTCCAGCCAGGGCGGCGGGTCCAAGGACACCTGGGTCCTGGCCGATTCCCCCCAGGTGCCGGTGGAAACAGTGCCGCGGCCGTCCATCTCCGTCCGGGAGCGCGTATCCGTGTGGCCTGTGGAGAGCAACTGGCGGGACCGCCAGTCGGAGCAGCAGCAGTGAGCCGGGCCGCAGCCCGGGCAGTTCCTTTTCCAGTTTCGGGCACGCAGGAGGTAGCCGCGAATGCTTAGCCGTATTGCCGAGTCCCTTTTCTGGATCGGCCGCTATGTGGAGCGGGCGGACGGCACCGCCCGGATCCTTGACGTCCACCTGGAGCGCCTCAACCACCTCCCCATGGAGGAACGCAAGAGTGTGGCACAGGAACTCCTGGCTGTTATGGGAGCCAGGCCGCAGAGCGAGGACTTCGGGCTGCCCGAACTGCTCCACGCACTTGCCTATGACAAAACCAGCGCCACCTCCATCGCCGGTTCCCTCGGGGCGGCACGGGAGAACGCCCGGCGCGCCAGGGAGACTGTCTCCTCAGGGCTCTGGGAGAGCCTGAACACCACGTATTACGGGCTGAGCCAGCACCGCAAGGACGTTGTGGGAACCTACCGGTTCTGCAACTGGACCCTGGAACGGACTGCCATGGTCAGCGGCCTGGCGGACACCACCGTCAGCCACGACGAAAGCTGGCTCTTCCTTGTGCTGGGCCGCTCCCTGGAACGGGC
The Arthrobacter sp. PGP41 genome window above contains:
- the pepN gene encoding aminopeptidase N encodes the protein MSHENLQRDEAAERSVLISTTSYDVSLDVRQAADPDAAGYPTRSIITFTAAESGAATFLDFIGEVHSVVLNGRELAVEDVADGARIRLDNLQPRNQVAVTGTALYSRSGEGMHRFVDPADGQCYLYTQYEPADARRVFANFEQPDLKATYTFHVTAPAGWHVASNGAEVDRTILPDDPASARWDFAATEPMSTYVTTVLAGPYFKAQDRWQGTLDDGTSLDVPLALYCRASMAHSFDTDELFRLTRNGLDFFNRLFDYPYPWGKYDQAFVPEYNLGAMENPGLVTFTESYVFTSRATDAQYQGRANTLMHEMAHMWFGDLVTMQWWDDLWLKESFADYMGTLGVDQATDWDTAWVNFANKRKAWAYLQDQLPTTHPIVADIPDLEAAKQNFDGITYAKGASVLKQLVAYVGFEAFIRGSRGYFREHAYGNTTLDDLLAALSASSGRDLAGWAQQWLQTSGISTLSLEIVPAADDDGVLDRAAIVQAATDPVTGREELRPHRLRVGSYNFDADGALVRTGMFETDVTGGRTELPQLAGKPRPALLLVNDEDLTYAKVRLDRSSEATVLSALDRLADPMARALCWTALWNSARDGESPASRYVEAVAAFAPAETGIGVLLNVLENACTAVERYTPAPVRNAVRSSFLAAAVSELDAARPGSDHQLAWARTVATLSRHDDAMASRLRALLDGTAEVAGLAVDAELRWHFWHALAAHGRATVEELDAELARDTTASGRAGHATAIAARPGKDVKAAAWTAAVHGHELSNQLLSATISGFITSPAGLLEAYVEPYFECLRGVWESRSIEIAGRIVRGLYPLAQDLAEGSAPAEHPVILRTDKWLADNGDAPRALRRIIVEQRSHLLRALNAQAAVVNSPSAAPHPCPRLASSAREPHGCGPT
- a CDS encoding YeiH family protein, coding for MPVRRSFRNPGPGLPGRPERLLPGLATAAVALAAAFLVHWLVPVLPAMTLAVALGVLTANLPAAGAWTAGRARPGLDFAGKHLMRGGIVLLGLKVSITDVLGLGWLSLVLIVGVVAASFGGTYAISRLFRLPPVTSLLVATGFSICGASAIGAIAAVRRIRHVDTVLPVALVTLCGTLAIGVLPLLVHPLRLSAPVFGAWTGASVHDVGQVVATAQTAGTAALGIAVVVKLTRVLLLAPVSAIAGAHHRFAPRPAAPGDGGNAKLPPVVPLFVLGFMGMVGLRSTGWLAPGWLEAAGALQDILLGAALFGLGSAVRMRTLLHTGGRALLAALASWFLIAVLGLAAALLIAS
- a CDS encoding circularly permuted type 2 ATP-grasp protein — encoded protein: MSDLFQDYSVAAGRSGAYDEMFAPGQQARDSYGQVADALRKLSLADVSARADSMARTFLDRGVTFDFAGEERPFPLDIVPRVIPAGEWDVLERGVAQRVRALEAFLNDVYDKMTVVADGVIPRQLVTTSAHFHRQVHGFEPAGGVRVHISGIDVVRDAAGTFRVLEDNVRVPSGVSYVLENRRAMAKGLPEAFGQQLIRPVEEYPRRLLSALRKTAPSGVDDPTVVVLTPGVFNSAYFEHTLLAGLMGVELVEGRDLICRGNRVYMRTTAGEQRVDVIYKRIDDDFLDPLQFRADSMLGCPGLVNAARAGGVTIANAVGNGVADDKLVYSYVPDLIRYYLSEEPVIANVDTYRLEEKESREYTLDNLAELVVKPVDGSGGKGLVIGPDASKDELDALRQRILADPRGWIAQPVLQLSTVPTLSGDKFGPRHVDLRPFAVNDGDNVWVLPGGLTRVALKEGSLIVNSSQGGGSKDTWVLADSPQVPVETVPRPSISVRERVSVWPVESNWRDRQSEQQQ
- a CDS encoding alpha-E domain-containing protein; protein product: MLSRIAESLFWIGRYVERADGTARILDVHLERLNHLPMEERKSVAQELLAVMGARPQSEDFGLPELLHALAYDKTSATSIAGSLGAARENARRARETVSSGLWESLNTTYYGLSQHRKDVVGTYRFCNWTLERTAMVSGLADTTVSHDESWLFLVLGRSLERADMTARMLSTRDVLSAGMSWVNMLRCAGAYESFLRTRRAAFGDQHAAEFLLLDRLFPRSIVYALRDADECLAKLDPSAQRVGFINDARRIVGQARTFLEFHRTDDLMSELPEHMERVQKAVSQASDAISRKYFNQADELAWVGEVS